A stretch of Oryza brachyantha chromosome 4, ObraRS2, whole genome shotgun sequence DNA encodes these proteins:
- the LOC107304087 gene encoding uncharacterized protein LOC107304087, translating into MALDARAMLPAAAAAAGSAVDVGEERPWSGNGGDGGGGGGDSSPAVAMDLLAMWGDERRMKRELVAWAKAVASMAIRESMQY; encoded by the coding sequence ATGGCTTTGGATGCCAGGGCCatgctgccggcggcggcggcggcggccggctctGCCGTCGATGTCGGCGAGGAGAGGCCATGGTCCGGGAACGGCGgtgatggcggtggcggcggcggagactcatcgccggcggtggcgatggacTTGCTGGCGATGTGGGGCGACGAGAGGAGGATGAAGCGGGAGCTGGTGGCCTGGGCCAAGGCCGTGGCGTCCATGGCCATCAGGGAGTCGATGCAATACTAG
- the LOC102703388 gene encoding 7-deoxyloganetin glucosyltransferase-like, whose translation MGSVPADGDKPHAVCLPFPAQGHVTPMLKLAKILHRRGFHITFVNTEFNHRRLLRSRGAAALDGLPGFRFAAIPDGLPPSDADATQDVPPLCRSTRETCLPHFARLLADLNANASPGAAPRVTCVVGDDVMSFALDAARELGVPCALFWTASACGYMGYRHYRTFLDKGIFPLKDEQLTNGFLDTTVDWAPGMSKHLRLKDFPSFFRSTDPDEFMFHFALHVTERMAEADALILNTFDELEQEALDAVRAILPPAVTIHTIGPLAFLAEQVVPEGGPLDALGSNLWKEDSSCFGWLDGKAPRSVVFVNFGSVTVMTNEELVEFAWGLANSGHDFLWIIRPDLINGDSAVLPPEFLEAVQGRGLLASWCPQEAVLRHEAVGVFLTHSGWNSTMESLCGGVPMLCWPFFAEQQTNRRYSCTEWGVAMEIDDDVRRDAVESKIREAMGGDRGREMRRRAEEWKDVGLRLTRPGGRAHANLDALIADVLLPGGKARKLS comes from the exons ATGGGATCAGTCCCGGCCGACGGCGACAAGCCGCACGCCGTGTGCCTGCCGTTCCCGGCGCAGGGCCACGTCACGCCGATGCTGAAGCTGGCCAAGATCCTCCACCGCCGGGGCTTCCACATCACCTTCGTCAACACCGAGTTCAACCATCGCCGGCTCCTCCGCTcccggggcgccgccgcgctggacGGCCTCCCGGGGTTCCGCTTCGCCGCCATCCCCGACGGCCTTCCGCCgtccgacgccgacgcgacGCAGGACGTGCCGCCGCTCTGCCGCTCCACCAGGGAGACGTGCCTCCCTCACTtcgcccgcctcctcgccgacctcaACGCCAACGCCTCCCccggggcggcgccgcgcgtcacttgcgtcgtcggcgacgacgtcatGAGCTTCGCGCTCGACGCCGCCAGGGAGCTCGGCGTGCCGTGCGCGCTCTTCTGGACTGCCAGCGCCTGCGGCTACATGGGCTACCGCCATTACCGCACCTTCCTCGACAAGGGCATCTTTCCACTCAAAG ACGAGCAGCTGACGAACGGGTTCTTGGACACGACGGTGGACTGGGCGCCGGGGATGAGCAAGCACTTGCGGCTCAAGGACTTCCCGTCGTTCTTCCGCTCCACGGACCCCGACGAGTTCATGTTCCACTTCGCGCTCCACGTGACGGAGCGaatggcggaggcggacgcCCTCATCCTCAACACCTTCGACGAGCTCGAGCAGGAGGCGCTCGACGCCGTGCGCGCCATCCTCCCGCCGGCGGTGACCATCCACACCATCGGCCCGCTCGCGTTCCTCGCCGAGCAGGTCGTTCCCGAGGGCGGCCCACTCGACGCGCTGGGCTCCAACCTGTGGAAGGAGGACTCCTCCTGCTTCGGCTGGCTCGACGGCAAGGCGCCCCGGTCGGTGGTGTTCGTCAACTTCGGCAGCGTCACGGTGATGACCAACGAGGAGCTGGTGGAGTTCGCGTGGGGGCTCGCCAACAGCGGCCACGACTTCCTGTGGATCATCCGCCCCGACCTCATCAACGGCGACTCCGCCGTGCTGCCGCCGGAGTTCCTGGAGGCCGTCCAGGGGCGGGGCCTCCTGGCGAGCTGGTGCCCGCAGGAGGCGGTGCTCCGGCACGAGGCCGTGGGCGTGTTCCTGACGCACTCCGGCTGGAACTCCACGATGGAGAGCCTCTGCGGCGGCGTGCCGATGCTGTGCTGGCCCTTCTTCGCGGAGCAGCAGACGAACCGCCGGTACAGCTGCACCGAGTGGGGCGTGGCCATGgagatcgacgacgacgtgcgGCGGGACGCGGTGGAGTCCAAGATACGGGAGGCGATGGGAGGAGACAGGGGCAGGGAgatgcgccgccgcgcggaggAGTGGAAGGACGTCGGCCTCCGTTTGACGCGCCCAGGCGGCCGCGCGCACGCCAACCTCGACGCCCTCATCGCCGACGTCCTACTCCCGGGCGGCAAGGCTAGGAAGCTAAGCTAG
- the LOC102715387 gene encoding uncharacterized protein LOC102715387 isoform X2: MEKKALLASNLLTKVDVGTLEEVCHLATIECTTSSEGMTVPTSSSDQDMSLGDALQPYKKLKLHAEKLTGQDAPMVGFHAMKRANSTIEDFCRSYFMFHDLDVNKVQSIFKFLPVLCFTESYIYQLDDLNEDNLHMVPGNCASSTVFEREKRSSSETSLTGMLYALDDLLQRQGLMTDQLRNELKSGIQYWSLERKLCQALSRNEKISIEDVMEAIHLKSFDYRVLNLLMYRLTGQQVKEVHMEFLSVSEFLVEISDDLYDYEDDVMNNTFNILRMFAAIYGRSEAPKMLAKCIGEAEDKYERLSKKLDPTLSGTYWRRCEEATKEGGKMSGHAYGTWNIPPLIRDEEIFRLERSNKQDASAITIT; the protein is encoded by the exons ATGGAGAAGAAGGCTTTATTGGCCTCCAACCTGTTAACAAAG GTTGATGTTGGTACTCTTGAAGAAGTGTGCCACCTTGCCACCATAGAATGTACTACTAGCAGTGAAGGAATGACTGTTCCTACTTCATCTT CTGATCAGGATATGTCTTTGGGAGATGCATTACAGCCATATAAGAAATTGAAGTTGCATGCTGAGAAATTAACTGGTCAGGATGCACCTATGGTTGGGTTTCATGCGATGAAGAGGGCTAATTCTACAATTGAAGACTTT TGCAGGTCATACTTCATGTTTCATGATTTAGATGTCAACAAAGTACAATCTATTTTCAAGTTTCTTCCTGTTCTTTGTTTCACTGAGAGCTACATATACCAG TTAGATGATTTAAATGAAGATAATTTGCATATGGTCCCAGGCAACTGTGCTTCCTCAACT gtttttgaaagggaaaaaagatcTTCCAGCGAAACATCCTTGACTGGCATGCTCTATGCCCTTGATGATCTTCTTCAACGCCAGGGGCTAATGACAGATCA ATTGCGAAATGAACTAAAATCTGGCATTCAGTATTGGTCTCTAGAGAGAAAGCTTTGCCAAGCATTATCACGAAATGAAAAG ATATCAATTGAAGATGTGATGGAAGCAATCCATCTGAAATCGTTTGATTACCGGGTTCTTAATCTGTTGATGTATCGTCTAACTGGTCAGCAG GTCAAAGAAGTGCATATGGAGTTCCTGTCAGTTTCAGAGTTTTTAGTGGAGATATCTGATGATCT GTATGATTATGAG GATGATGTGATGAACAATACTTTTAACATCCTCCGTATGTTTGCTGCAATATATGGACGTTCAGAGGCACCAAAGATGTTG GCCAAGTGCATAGGTGAAGCTGAGGACAAATATGAGAGATTGTCTAAGAAATTGGATCCCACCCTCTCAGGGACTTATTGGAGAAGATGTGAGGAAGCTACAAAGGAAG GTGGAAAAATGTCAGGCCATGCATATGGCACATGGAATATCCCTCCTTTGATAAGAGATGAAGAAATTTTCCGCCTtgaaagatcaaacaaacaagATGCCTCTGCTATAACCATCACATGA
- the LOC102703673 gene encoding probable protein phosphatase 2C 41 encodes MAGFCCFGAGCSEFSGHASTSSGKGKGCQGQVKVSYGFHLVRGMTNHPMEDYHVAELAEAKGNEVGLFAIFDGHLGDTVPAYLQKNLFSNILNEEEFWTHPDSAIIKAYEKTDQAILSHTPDLGQGGSTAVTAILLNGRKLWVANVGDSRAVLLKGGRVIQMSTDHDPNVERSAIENRGGFVSNMPGDVPRVCGQLAVSRAFGDRNLKSLLKSEPDIKVEDIDYTAELLVLASDGLWKVMNNQEVVDVAKRFKDPQAAAKQLTVEALKKDSKDDISCVVVRFRM; translated from the exons ATGGCAGGGTTCTGCTGCTTTGGTGCTGGTTGCTCTGAG TTCTCAGGGCATGCATCAACCAGCTCTGGTAAAGGGAAAGGTTGTCAAGGCCAAGTGAAGGTAAGCTATGGATTTCACCTCGTCAGAGGGATGACGAATCATCCGATGGAGGATTATCATGTCGCGGAACTTGCGGAAGCAAAAGGAAATGAAGTTGGTCTTTTTGCTATTTTTGATGGCCATCTAGGAGATACTGTTCCTGCATACTTACAGAAGAACTTGTTTTCAAACATTTTGAATGAG GAGGAGTTTTGGACACACCCAGATAGTGCAATTATAAAAGCTTATGAAAAGACAGACCAGGCTATCCTGTCACATACTCCAGATTTGGGACAAGGTGGCTCAACTGCTGTAACCGCCATTCTTTTGAATGGCAGGAAGTTGTGGGTTGCAAATGTTGGTGATTCACGAGCTGTTCTTTTGAAAGGTGGTAGGGTAATACAGATGTCGACCGATCATGATCCGAATGTTGAGCGTAGTGCTATTGAAAATAGGGGTGGCTTTGTTTCAAACATGCCAG GAGATGTTCCCAGAGTCTGTGGCCAGTTGGCTGTCTCAAGAGCTTTTGGCGACAGGAATCTAAAATCACTCTTGAAATCAGAGCCCGATATCAAAGTTGAAGATATAGATTACACTGCTGAGCTACTTGTCCTTGCGAGCGATGGACTTTGGAAG GTAATGAACAACCAGGAGGTTGTTgatgtggccaaaaggttcaagGATCCGCAAGCAGCTGCGAAGCAATTAACAGTTGAGGCCCtaaaaaaagatagcaaaGACGACATATCATGTGTTGTTGTTCGGTTCAGGATGTAA